One window of the Strix uralensis isolate ZFMK-TIS-50842 chromosome 3, bStrUra1, whole genome shotgun sequence genome contains the following:
- the SCARA3 gene encoding scavenger receptor class A member 3 isoform X2 gives MRGRARSSCSRCQKNLSLQTAVRVLYVFSILLIVAVTVLAALVFKKVDSISKDISSAQTYYEKKIVSIQEDLQGLDEKTSGNCSLCHEPGQLGQELTKLQGELEEIQKMLLVQEILLDRTSQTHEQLSSTSNKITSEVDNCSFSIRQVNESLGQFLAQVGGWQVVTSQLDNSLKGLAQERYDVRAAMQQMNFTLGQTSDWIQVIQRKTDEETLTLQKIVSEWQNYTRLFGGLRATSSKTSEVVKSIQSSVGAAARQVGQNSENMHDLVLQVMGLQLQLDNISSFLDDHEENVNDLRYHARYTQNRTAERFETLEGRMTSHEIEIGTIFANINATDSHVHSMLRYLDDVRLSCTLGFHTHAEELYYLNKSLSLVQGTTDLLRERYSLLSARLDFDIRNLSMVMEEMKVVDVRHGEMLKNVTVLRGMPGLPGPRGLKGDVGVKGPPGIDGEKGDVGDLGSPGPQGPPGPPGPPGPPGERGPLGFKGFPGLKGAKGSFGPSGSRGQGGPKGDPGPPGPTGVQGPVGPPGPQGEAGLPGPPGAAGQAGPTGPKGDPGLRGPPGLPGPPGPPGQ, from the exons ATGAGAG GCAGGGCACGGAGCAGCTGCAGCCGGTGCCAGAAGAACCTCTCCCTCCAGACGGCCGTCAGGGTCCTCTACGTCTTCTCCATCCTCCTCATCGTGGCCGTGACCGTGCTGGCTGCCCTGG TGTTCAAGAAAGTTGACTCCATCTCCAAGGATATCAGCTCAGCCCAGACCTATTATGAGAAGAAGATCGTGTCCATCCAGGAGGACCTCCAGGGGTTGG ATGAGAAGACCTCAGGGAACTGCTCCCTGTGCCACGAGCCAGGACAGCTGGGCCAGGAGCTCACCAAGCTACAGGGCGAGCTGGAGGAGATCCAGAAGATGCTTTTGGTTCAAGAAATCCTGCTCGACCGCACCTCCCAGACACACGAGCAGCTCTCGTCCACCAGCAACAAGATCACCAGCGAGGTGGACAACTGCTCCTTCTCCATCCGGCAGGTCAACGAAAGCTTGGGGCAGTTCCTGGCCCAGGTTGGGGGTTGGCAAGTGGTCACCTCCCAACTAGACAACTCTCTCAAGGGCTTGGCCCAAGAGCGCTACGATGTCCGAGCGGCCATGCAGCAGATGAACTTCACCTTGGGGCAAACCTCTGACTGGATCCAGGTCATCCAGAGGAAGACGGACGAGGAGACGTTGACGCTGCAGAAGATCGTCAGCGAGTGGCAGAACTACACCCGCCTCTTCGGTGGGCTGCGAGCCACCTCCTCCAAGACCAGCGAGGTGGTGAAGAGCATCCAAAGCAGCGTGGGCGCCGCGGCTCGGCAGGTCGGCCAGAACTCGGAGAACATGCATGACCTGGTGCTGCAGGTGatggggctgcagctgcagctggacaACATCTCCTCCTTCTTGGATGACCACGAGGAGAACGTCAACGACTTGCGCTACCACGCCAGGTACACGCAGAACCGCACAGCCGAGCGTTTCGAGACCTTGGAAGGCCGCATGACGTCGCATGAGATTGAGATCGGCACCATCTTCGCCAACATCAACGCCACTGACAGCCACGTCCACAGCATGTTGCGCTACCTGGATGACGTGCGGCTCTCCTGCACCCTGGGCTTCCACACCCACGCCGAGGAGCTCTACTACCTGAATAAATCCCTCAGCCTGGTCCAGGGCACCACGGACCTGCTGCGGGAACGCTACAGCCTCCTCAGCGCCCGGCTGGATTTTGACATCCGTAACCTGTCCATGGTCATGGAGGAGATGAAGGTGGTGGACGTCCGGCACGGGGAGATGCTGAAGAACGTCACCGTCTTACGAG gCATGCCGGGCCTTCCGGGCCCCCGCGGCCTCAAGGGCGACGTGGGCGTCAAGGGCCCCCCAGGAATCGATGGAGAGAAGGGCGACGTGGGCGACCTGGGCTCGCCGGGACCccagggcccccccggcccccccgggccccccggccccccaggaGAAAGGGGTCCCCTGGGCTTCAAGGGCTTCCCGGGCCTCAAGGGTGCCAAGGGCAGCTTCGGGCCATCCGGCTCCCGGGGTCAGGGGGGGCCCAAGGGAGACCCCGGCCCCCCGGGACCCACTGGGGTGCAGGGGCCAgtgggcccccccggcccccagggCGAAGCGgggctccccggcccccccggggctgcgggccAGGCTGGCCCCACTGGGCCCAAAGGAGACCCCGGTTTGCGAGGCCCCCCCGGACTaccgggcccccccggccccccaggaCAGTGA
- the SCARA3 gene encoding scavenger receptor class A member 3 isoform X1, translating to MREAEPAGGEEEEMPTFSSRPSGRARSSCSRCQKNLSLQTAVRVLYVFSILLIVAVTVLAALVFKKVDSISKDISSAQTYYEKKIVSIQEDLQGLDEKTSGNCSLCHEPGQLGQELTKLQGELEEIQKMLLVQEILLDRTSQTHEQLSSTSNKITSEVDNCSFSIRQVNESLGQFLAQVGGWQVVTSQLDNSLKGLAQERYDVRAAMQQMNFTLGQTSDWIQVIQRKTDEETLTLQKIVSEWQNYTRLFGGLRATSSKTSEVVKSIQSSVGAAARQVGQNSENMHDLVLQVMGLQLQLDNISSFLDDHEENVNDLRYHARYTQNRTAERFETLEGRMTSHEIEIGTIFANINATDSHVHSMLRYLDDVRLSCTLGFHTHAEELYYLNKSLSLVQGTTDLLRERYSLLSARLDFDIRNLSMVMEEMKVVDVRHGEMLKNVTVLRGMPGLPGPRGLKGDVGVKGPPGIDGEKGDVGDLGSPGPQGPPGPPGPPGPPGERGPLGFKGFPGLKGAKGSFGPSGSRGQGGPKGDPGPPGPTGVQGPVGPPGPQGEAGLPGPPGAAGQAGPTGPKGDPGLRGPPGLPGPPGPPGQ from the exons ATGAGAG AAGCCGAGCCGgcgggaggggaggaagaggagatgccGACCTTCAGCTCCCGACCGAGCG GCAGGGCACGGAGCAGCTGCAGCCGGTGCCAGAAGAACCTCTCCCTCCAGACGGCCGTCAGGGTCCTCTACGTCTTCTCCATCCTCCTCATCGTGGCCGTGACCGTGCTGGCTGCCCTGG TGTTCAAGAAAGTTGACTCCATCTCCAAGGATATCAGCTCAGCCCAGACCTATTATGAGAAGAAGATCGTGTCCATCCAGGAGGACCTCCAGGGGTTGG ATGAGAAGACCTCAGGGAACTGCTCCCTGTGCCACGAGCCAGGACAGCTGGGCCAGGAGCTCACCAAGCTACAGGGCGAGCTGGAGGAGATCCAGAAGATGCTTTTGGTTCAAGAAATCCTGCTCGACCGCACCTCCCAGACACACGAGCAGCTCTCGTCCACCAGCAACAAGATCACCAGCGAGGTGGACAACTGCTCCTTCTCCATCCGGCAGGTCAACGAAAGCTTGGGGCAGTTCCTGGCCCAGGTTGGGGGTTGGCAAGTGGTCACCTCCCAACTAGACAACTCTCTCAAGGGCTTGGCCCAAGAGCGCTACGATGTCCGAGCGGCCATGCAGCAGATGAACTTCACCTTGGGGCAAACCTCTGACTGGATCCAGGTCATCCAGAGGAAGACGGACGAGGAGACGTTGACGCTGCAGAAGATCGTCAGCGAGTGGCAGAACTACACCCGCCTCTTCGGTGGGCTGCGAGCCACCTCCTCCAAGACCAGCGAGGTGGTGAAGAGCATCCAAAGCAGCGTGGGCGCCGCGGCTCGGCAGGTCGGCCAGAACTCGGAGAACATGCATGACCTGGTGCTGCAGGTGatggggctgcagctgcagctggacaACATCTCCTCCTTCTTGGATGACCACGAGGAGAACGTCAACGACTTGCGCTACCACGCCAGGTACACGCAGAACCGCACAGCCGAGCGTTTCGAGACCTTGGAAGGCCGCATGACGTCGCATGAGATTGAGATCGGCACCATCTTCGCCAACATCAACGCCACTGACAGCCACGTCCACAGCATGTTGCGCTACCTGGATGACGTGCGGCTCTCCTGCACCCTGGGCTTCCACACCCACGCCGAGGAGCTCTACTACCTGAATAAATCCCTCAGCCTGGTCCAGGGCACCACGGACCTGCTGCGGGAACGCTACAGCCTCCTCAGCGCCCGGCTGGATTTTGACATCCGTAACCTGTCCATGGTCATGGAGGAGATGAAGGTGGTGGACGTCCGGCACGGGGAGATGCTGAAGAACGTCACCGTCTTACGAG gCATGCCGGGCCTTCCGGGCCCCCGCGGCCTCAAGGGCGACGTGGGCGTCAAGGGCCCCCCAGGAATCGATGGAGAGAAGGGCGACGTGGGCGACCTGGGCTCGCCGGGACCccagggcccccccggcccccccgggccccccggccccccaggaGAAAGGGGTCCCCTGGGCTTCAAGGGCTTCCCGGGCCTCAAGGGTGCCAAGGGCAGCTTCGGGCCATCCGGCTCCCGGGGTCAGGGGGGGCCCAAGGGAGACCCCGGCCCCCCGGGACCCACTGGGGTGCAGGGGCCAgtgggcccccccggcccccagggCGAAGCGgggctccccggcccccccggggctgcgggccAGGCTGGCCCCACTGGGCCCAAAGGAGACCCCGGTTTGCGAGGCCCCCCCGGACTaccgggcccccccggccccccaggaCAGTGA